A window of Fusarium musae strain F31 chromosome 1, whole genome shotgun sequence genomic DNA:
ACTTGTCGAAGCTAAGCTGGTGCGTTAGAGCAAAGTGCATCGTGGCGTGTAAGGACCAAGGTCAACTTGCATGTGGAAAACAATCCTGATTCGGCAAACCGTCTGTACTTGCCCACCCCATCAGCACAGATTGATTACCGGACGAGTATAGAGATATCTCTCTCACGACGCTTGTTGAGTTTCGTATAACATCGGTGCTGAGATCTAGTCTTTTCCAATCCCATATCTCAACATCAAAATCCTTCAGCGCATTTTCTATACTGGAATCAGCATGACAGGGTTCCTGGTCATCCAGCACAATGACCTTGACGATCTTTTCCACCTTATTTCTCTTCAGCCACTCGAACACAGCATTCAAGTCAGACCGGCCGCGGATGCCCTGTTTGGTAACAGATCTAATATAGCATCATTCAATAAATCAAGTTCTTGAGCAAGGGCAGATCTTCGACTCACTTTGACTTCGGCGCACGGGGCCGACCTTCCATAACGAGCCTAGGTAGTGCTACATACTTCAAGATGCTTTCGAACTTCAAATGGCTTGACAGTTGGTCAAGGTATTCATTGGAGATAGTGTCCCTGCCCAACCCTCCAAGGTCGAATTCAATCTGCTTTTCTGGTGACGCAATTAGCTGAAGACCTCATATCATGTACAAATAGCAGATAGGTTAAACACGGACCTTTACCGGTATTGTATAGACATTTGGTGACCTTGTTCCGAGTAAAGTTCCTTATGCAATAAGATCGAATGTAAGAGGCTATCGGATCTTTAGTTGCCCAATCTTCGAATTTCGTGTCTTTGGGTACTGGAGTCGAGGGTCTCTTGAAGTATGCCTCAAGTTGGTGAAGTCTTTCCTGATATGGCGTTCTCTTGTCGTGATTGTAGCAGTAGAGAGCGGAGTCATAGCTCTCAACAAGCAGTTGGACGTACGGGAGGCGATCAGCGGGATATTCGAGATTGTTTGTGGCTTTGATTGATTGCGTGCGTTTCATTGCAAGCCCATCTGGGTGCCCAGTTCTGTTGTTTACACTGTGGCGGTGATTCATACTCACAAATTGTCCGGTATGTTCCTCGTCTGAGGCCATACTGACGGCATATTCGTCGTCGCTTTCGGGCTCATCCTCgccgtcctcatcctcgctatcttttccttctccttcctcatcctcttccattTCCGCCTCACTGTCATATTCTCCATCTGCGTCGAAGTTAAATGACATGCAATCATGTAAAGGGGTGTTTCCGTTTATTAGCCGTTTGGCTGTGAACATGCTGGCGAATTGACTGCACCTCTCCACCAACGGATTGAAGGACGACGGGCATGACTCCAGGGCGATGTGTAAGGCATTCCCAAACTGGCCCTCCATGGTGAGCACCGTGTTAATGTTAATTAGATCTGGAAAGCTCAAGACTGCGTCGATGAAAGCGGTGTGCCTTTGCAGCAGTGCCGAGTGTATTGGGTAAGTCCCCGTGCCGTCCGGATTCTCTAGGAGATTGTGATATCCCTTCAATATCCAGTGAAGGAATTCCTTAGTCTTCCCATCCGACCACCCAGCATAATGAGACGAATCCTCTTTCTTGGCCAGAACAGAAAGAATAGTCCGAGCGCGTGACCTCCCCATTAACTTTTGCTTGTACTGAGTTTCGAACGATGCGACCTGACTTTTGTTGGTAAAATCAACTTCCAATGCCGCCTTGAGAATTCCTTTGGCGTCAATCCTCTTGTCGGTTTGGGCAGTTGTCGCTCGAAAGCCCTTTGAGGCTTTCACGCCACCATTGTTACTTGTTGCTCTAGAGGTTTTGTCCTTGGCCTTCGCTCTCTTCGGAACGCTAGATGATGCCATTCTGAGACGTGGTGCAAAGCAAACAATCGTCCCGAAAGAAAGATTAAGCAGGTTATTGTTTCTCGTAGTACTAAGCGTTCAGCTGAAGTCTAGAGACAAAAGAACGCGGAACTATCTGTTACTGGATGAGCAAGATCACAGAAGAACGTAGAAACATGGCCGCCTGAGATTTGAGGAACAAATTAATTCCCGGGCTTCGTTGGCTGACATCAACCCTATCTTCAGCCGCACCTGAATGTCGTGTGACTGATGCTTACGTCGCCAAGCCTGTAGGCGCCTGCTCCTCCGTGTCATATTAAGCAATCATGAGCATTTCTGGCAACAGCTCCGAGAACCTTTGCTAGGCTTGGCTATTCAACACCACGAAGGATGGTTTGAACGAGGGGTATGCATATATTATGAAATAACCTCCGAGAATTACTCGCctgtcttcctccttcactTGTAAGCCAGAGCCTCGAGAACATGGATCCAGTCAACATTTTCCTCcttgaggagggagaggataCTTCCGCGTTGCGCACAAGAAATGCGGATGGCCAACGGGCTCGGAATATGCTCATCGACCGTGGTAATTCCTTAATTCTTCAGGCAGCACTCACAAGTGTCACACACGGAGACTTCACAcctgatggcgatggcgcttCGCTACTTGTTTTCGAGTTCAATTTCATCGGCAAGGGTGACCGTAGGTTTACCAGTGGCCAGATCACCATCAGTTTCGAAGATGCTAGCCAGTCCACCATGAATTGTCCCATGATCACAACGATCTCGCCATCGGGGAAACTGGCAATCAACAAGACGACCTTCGCCCGAGACGTTCACCGTGGGTTCAACGCAAGCCTAGGAGGAGGGCCAGGTGTTGTGACCGGTGAGCTGGGATTTATCTGGGAGCAGTCCGAGATAAGAGAGGATAGCCATGCAACGACTTTGGTTGGGCTGAAGCGTTCTCTTGGCGTGGGCGGAGGCAAGACCAACACTGTCATTTGGATACTAGAAGAGGACCCAAAAACTAAGGAGGGGATACCCAGCTTCCTCCGAGGTGGTGTCCTGTTACGCCGGAGGGCCGACGTCCCATTTAGATTTACGATTAAAGTCAAATCCGAAGTTGATTTCGCAGGAAAGCTACGCCGGCTGTTTGGGCGAGAGGAGCCGGATCCAGTCGATCCGGTTGAACTGGATGGAGAGACCGACTTGGATGGCCTTGGTATTGGCAGACTTGACCCGGAGACACCGGGTCTCGATTTGCATAACATGGGAAGCATGGACGTGGCACAGCATGCTCATGTAGTCTTGGCGAGCCTGCTTAACGTTCCAGGATAGCCTAGCAAGGCAGATCCATGTCGAGTGATAATGCAATATATTGGGTTTGTCTCATTCTTTTCAGGGAATGATACGCCACAGTGTTAACACgtctgaagaaggctgaaTGCGGGCCGCATATGATGACCACCCCCAGAAAGCGCATGCAGATGAACTAGCCTATAGACTTTGAACACACCAAACTGTCAGCTTCCGTGGCTTTTACTGCGCACCCTTGTCACCTTCCGGGGTACCAATGGCCCCCCATAAGTTGGTAAGGCTCCGGTGACTCTGTCAGCATTATGTGTCCAGGGACTCCTTTACCGAGTCAATGAAGTCACGTCGGCATATGTCAGGACAAAGCCAACTTAAGTCTATCGCTATTTTTCTGTTTACGAAGCTCCCAAAGCCAGAGGCGATAAAAGCCTGGCCCACAAGATTCCACTGTCTTAGAAATAAATATGGATGCTACTTCCCATCGTCGTTTTCAGTGAGTAATTACTTGGACGACTATCGATGATGATACGGAGTTAATGTTCAGACTTGCCATTGCGCATGGCATCGCAGACTCAGCTACAAACCGATCGCAAGTCAAAAGCTTCTGCTCTGCTAGATTCCCGGAGGCTCGTATTACTGATGTCCCTTTTCTACTCGAGGATCTCACCTGGGGGAGACGC
This region includes:
- a CDS encoding hypothetical protein (EggNog:ENOG41~MEROPS:MER0000320), producing the protein MASSSVPKRAKAKDKTSRATSNNGGVKASKGFRATTAQTDKRIDAKGILKAALEVDFTNKSQVASFETQYKQKLMGRSRARTILSVLAKKEDSSHYAGWSDGKTKEFLHWILKGYHNLLENPDGTGTYPIHSALLQRHTAFIDAVLSFPDLININTVLTMEGQFGNALHIALESCPSSFNPLVERCSQFASMFTAKRLINGNTPLHDCMSFNFDADGEYDSEAEMEEDEEGEGKDSEDEDGEDEPESDDEYAVSMASDEEHTGQFVSMNHRHSVNNRTGHPDGLAMKRTQSIKATNNLEYPADRLPYVQLLVESYDSALYCYNHDKRTPYQERLHQLEAYFKRPSTPVPKDTKFEDWATKDPIASYIRSYCIRNFTRNKVTKCLYNTGKEKQIEFDLGGLGRDTISNEYLDQLSSHLKFESILKYVALPRLVMEGRPRAPKSKSVTKQGIRGRSDLNAVFEWLKRNKVEKIVKVIVLDDQEPCHADSSIENALKDFDVEIWDWKRLDLSTDVIRNSTSVCLLYLADNPQGYEHPDRLTRYINDFRVKVEERSKRRITVSDFRDDRSSSHASEILGRAGDSQRESPWIHCMLRLSRLLITACLDKVEPVKVAIIDDGVDVSLESLKEKIAFGQSFCPYANSTDMMSPYFVSMSNHGTSMATLICNICPMVKLYIARLDQRQTSNSSQRHITADSAAQAVRWATDCGVDIISMSWTIETPVTGNPEMESLQEAVRRASNHNIVMFCSTSDQGSMTNDHNCYPGDFGGCIRIGSASNTGDAMAWVKVEKVDFLLPGSNVPFSVTEGKTNLHESGSSIATAAASGLAAFLIACSWLLDKEDNYFKDYNNMKRAFQNLAQGHKFPAVSERLEKLFMRKLERILGKDEKTVSELPMEWSDECERALGEIINGIKDTT
- a CDS encoding hypothetical protein (EggNog:ENOG41), giving the protein MDPVNIFLLEEGEDTSALRTRNADGQRARNMLIDRGNSLILQAALTSVTHGDFTPDGDGASLLVFEFNFIGKGDRRFTSGQITISFEDASQSTMNCPMITTISPSGKLAINKTTFARDVHRGFNASLGGGPGVVTGELGFIWEQSEIREDSHATTLVGLKRSLGVGGGKTNTVIWILEEDPKTKEGIPSFLRGGVLLRRRADVPFRFTIKVKSEVDFAGKLRRLFGREEPDPVDPVELDGETDLDGLGIGRLDPETPGLDLHNMGSMDVAQHAHVVLASLLNVPG